In the genome of Methylococcus sp. EFPC2, the window GGTTGCTGCGCACCCCGGCCACCTGGGTGAGATCCTTGATGCGCTCGGCCTGCGCGGCCGGTGCGACGATCGCGAGGGCCAGTAGTACGGAAGCCCAGCGTTGGTATCTTTGGATATTCATGGTCGGTCTCCTCAAGCGCGCGGCCATCAGAACGGGAATAGGAAACTGGTGAAGAAGCGCTGCAGCCAGCCCATGCGGTTGACATCCGCGACCACGCCTTCGCCGTTATAAATCATGGTGGCATCGGCCACCTTGGTGGACAGCACGGTGTTATTGGTATCGATATCGGCAGGCCGGACGATGCCCGACAGCTTGATGTATTCGTTACCCTGGTTGAGTCCCACCCGTTTCTCGCCGCGCACGCGCAGGTTGCCGTTGGGCAAGACCTCGACGACCGTGACGCTGATCACACCCTTGAGCGCGTTGCTCTGATTGGAGTCGCCCTTGCCTTCGAAATCGTGTTCCGACTCCAGGCTGGTTTTTACGTTATATCCGAGTATCTCGGCCGCTTCCTGCCCCATCAGCATGGGTGCCTTGACCGAAGTGGTGGCGCTGCGGTTGGCGCTGGTGTCGGCTTTCTTCTTGGCGTCGGTGGTTTCCACCAACTGCACGGTCAACAGGTCGCCGACCCGGCGGGCTTTGACGTCTTCGAACAGACGCATGTCCACACCGGGCTGGTAGATGCCGCCCGGATTCATCGGCGCCTGGGCCATTTCCACCGGCCGCACCGGCGCATAGGCCGGGTCGCGGGTGGGCGGCGGGTTCAGGAGCGAGGCGCAGCCGACCCATTGCGTGGCGACCAGAAAAAGCGGGATCAGGCGTTTCATGGCTACAACTCCTCAATTACAGGGTCTGGGTGGCGAAGCTCAGCATCTGATCGGCGGTTTCGATCGCCTTGGAGTTCATCTCGTAGGCGCGCTGGGTTTCGATCATGTTGACCAGCTCTTCCACCACGTTGACGTTGGAGGTTTCCAGCGAGCCCTGGGTGACCTTGCCGAAGCTGTCCAGGCCGGGCGTGCCTGTCAGGGGCGCTCCGCTGCTGGCGGACTCGCGGAAAAAGTTCTCGCCGACCGGCTCCAGCCCGCCCGGATTGGGAAAATCGGCCAGCTGGATGTCGCCGACCTGGACAGGGGTAGCGTTGCCCGGCTGGGTCACGGTCACCGTGCCGTCGCTGCCTATGGTGATGCTGCTGGCATCCTGCGGGATGGTGATGGCGGGCTCCAGCGGATAGCCGCCGTTGGTGACGATCTGGCCCGTCGCGTCCATCTTGAATGAACCATCGCGGCTGTAGGCGATATCGCCGTTGGGCATCAAAATCTGAAAGTAGCCGCGCCCGTTGATGGCGATGTCGAGGGAATTGCCGGACTGGACGATGTTGCCCTGGGTATGGATCTTCTGGGTCGCCACCGTGCGCACGCCGGTGCCTAGCTGCAGGCCCGAGGGCAATATGTTGTTCTGCGTCGCCTGCGCGCCGACCTGACGCACGTTCTGGTACAGCAGATCCTCGAACATCGGGCGCTCTTTCTTGAAACCCGTCGTGTTGACGTTCGCCAGGTTGTTGGAAATGATCTGCATGTGGGTCTGCTGGGCATCCAGGCCGGTCTTGGCGACCCAAAGGGATGGTGTGGTCATGGCGGTATCCTCACAAACGGCGGTGCCGGGCACCGCTGACTAACTCGAATTCTTAGGTTCAGCCCATGCGCATGAGCTGGGCGCTGGCCGCTTCGTTGTCTTCGACGGCCTTCATCATCTTGATCTGCATCTCGTAATGCCGCTGCAGCTCTATCATGCGGACCATTTCTTCCACCGAGCTCACGTTGCTGGTTTCCAAAACCCCGCTCGCCAGCTTCACATCGGGGTTGGCCGGAGCCGGCTGTCCGCTCGCCCGGCGCATCAGGCCGTCCAGGCCTTTTTCCAATTCGCTGCGGGGCGGGTTGACCAGCTTGAGCTGGTCCAACTGCGCCAGTCCCGCAGCGTTGGAGCCCTGCGGGATGATGCTGACCGTTCCGTCTATCCCGATGTCCACCTTGTCCGCCGGTGGTAGCGTGATAGGCCCGCCGGCGCCGATCACCGGCAGCCCCTGTCCATTCAGCAACCGTCCTTGTTCGTCGATATGCAATTCCCCTGCCCGCGTATAGGCCTCCGTGCCGTCCTTGGCCTGCACGGCGAACCAGCCTTCGCCATTGATGGCCATGTCAAGATTCCGTCCCGTGGTGACCTGCGGTCCCGCCGACAAATCGACACCGGTGCGCTCCGACATGGCGAATACCCGGCTCGGATGTCCGGGTCCGAACAAGGGCTGGCTGCGAAACTGCTCCAGGTCGGCCTTGAACGCGGTGGTGTTGACGTTGGCCAGATTGTTGGCGTTGGCGTTTTGGGCCAGGAGTATCTCCTTGGCCCCGCTCATGGCGACAAATAGACTGCGATCCATGGTTGTTACCTTTTCGAAATGGGGTATCGGCTATAAGGGCCGGGCGGACTTGCCGCGTTCCCCGGTACTCGTCGAACCGATACCCGGCTCAAGTTTCGTTTATTGGATCTGCATCAAGCTTCTGATCGTTTCATTCTCGGTGGAAATGGCCTTCGCATTGGCCTGGTAGGCCTGCTGGGCGATGATCAAATTCACCAGTTCCGCCGCCAGTTCCACGTTGGCGCTTTCCAGGGAGCTCGACGCGATATCGCCGAAGCCGCCGACTCCCGCGGATCCCTGTTTGGGCGCGCCCGAACTGGCCGTTTCCCCCCACTGGGTGTCGCCCAGCTTGGCCAGGCCTTGCGGGTTGTCGAAACGCACCAGCGCCACGCGCCCCAGGGGTTCGTTGGCGCCGTTGCTGAAACGGGCGAAGACGGTGCCGGAGTCGTCGATATCTATGCTGCTCAGCCGGCCGCTGGCCAAGCCGTCCTGTGTCAGCGCGCTGACCACGAAATCACTGCCGATCTGGGTGCTGTTGCCCAGATCCAGGCTGACCGTCATCGGATCCGCATTCGGTGCGATGGTCGTCGACGTATAGGCCAGCTTGCTTCCTCCCGTCGCCACGGCCGTGCCATTGATGCTTGCCAGATTGCCGGAAGTGTCGAAGGTCAAGGTGTCGCTGGGTGGCGGTCCGCCGGCGGAAGCCGCGGTCGTTACCTGGGTATCGTCGATGTAGCTGTAGACGGACCAGGAATTGACCACCGGGGGCGTCGCGGCGAGATCGTTTTTCGACACGAAATATTGCGAGAAGGTGTGCGCGTTGCCCAGGGAGTCGTAGACCGTTACCGATGTCCCGTGGGTATAAGTGTTCGGATCGACCACGCCGCTGACCGGACCCGAGAACGCCGTGGCCGGGGCTTCCTTACGGGCATCCAGGTTGAAACCCACGGAAACGGCCGTGGTCGCCTGCGGCTCCGACTGGCTGCTGTCGATCTGCAAC includes:
- the flgE gene encoding flagellar hook protein FlgE; its protein translation is MSFNTALSGLNAASTMLNTIGNNIANSGTTGFKKSRAEFADVYATSVGGGGKTTVGSGVATANVAQLFQQGNIQSTGNTLDLAVSGEGFFVLGDSVINSSERVYTRAGMFHTDNQGYVVSNNGQPLLVQQPLGSTVADGFNPLQLQPLQIDSSQSEPQATTAVSVGFNLDARKEAPATAFSGPVSGVVDPNTYTHGTSVTVYDSLGNAHTFSQYFVSKNDLAATPPVVNSWSVYSYIDDTQVTTAASAGGPPPSDTLTFDTSGNLASINGTAVATGGSKLAYTSTTIAPNADPMTVSLDLGNSTQIGSDFVVSALTQDGLASGRLSSIDIDDSGTVFARFSNGANEPLGRVALVRFDNPQGLAKLGDTQWGETASSGAPKQGSAGVGGFGDIASSSLESANVELAAELVNLIIAQQAYQANAKAISTENETIRSLMQIQ
- the flgF gene encoding flagellar basal-body rod protein FlgF: MDRSLFVAMSGAKEILLAQNANANNLANVNTTAFKADLEQFRSQPLFGPGHPSRVFAMSERTGVDLSAGPQVTTGRNLDMAINGEGWFAVQAKDGTEAYTRAGELHIDEQGRLLNGQGLPVIGAGGPITLPPADKVDIGIDGTVSIIPQGSNAAGLAQLDQLKLVNPPRSELEKGLDGLMRRASGQPAPANPDVKLASGVLETSNVSSVEEMVRMIELQRHYEMQIKMMKAVEDNEAASAQLMRMG
- the flgH gene encoding flagellar basal body L-ring protein FlgH, which produces MKRLIPLFLVATQWVGCASLLNPPPTRDPAYAPVRPVEMAQAPMNPGGIYQPGVDMRLFEDVKARRVGDLLTVQLVETTDAKKKADTSANRSATTSVKAPMLMGQEAAEILGYNVKTSLESEHDFEGKGDSNQSNALKGVISVTVVEVLPNGNLRVRGEKRVGLNQGNEYIKLSGIVRPADIDTNNTVLSTKVADATMIYNGEGVVADVNRMGWLQRFFTSFLFPF
- the flgG gene encoding flagellar basal-body rod protein FlgG, which encodes MTTPSLWVAKTGLDAQQTHMQIISNNLANVNTTGFKKERPMFEDLLYQNVRQVGAQATQNNILPSGLQLGTGVRTVATQKIHTQGNIVQSGNSLDIAINGRGYFQILMPNGDIAYSRDGSFKMDATGQIVTNGGYPLEPAITIPQDASSITIGSDGTVTVTQPGNATPVQVGDIQLADFPNPGGLEPVGENFFRESASSGAPLTGTPGLDSFGKVTQGSLETSNVNVVEELVNMIETQRAYEMNSKAIETADQMLSFATQTL